CGAGCGGAACTCGGCTGTCGGCGGGTGAGGGTGCGGCTGTGGTCGCTCGGCGTACCGGTCAGAGCTCCGGGGGGTCGACCTGGATGCGGACCGGGTCGGGTTCCTTGTGTGCGCTGCGGACGGCGGCAGCCACGGCGAGGGCGCGGGTGAGCCGCGCGCCCTGGGCGAGGTCGGAGCGCACGAGCGCCTGGACCTCGTCCTGCGACCACGGCACCGGACCGAGCACCTCACCGCCGTCGGGCAGCTCGAGGTGGCGCAGGAGGCCGGCGACGGCGCGTGAGGTGCCACGTACAGCGGCCATCCGGCTGGCGGGAGGCAGTCGTAGCTCCTGGCGCTGGGCGAGCTCCCGCTCGGCGAAGCCGGCGGGGTCCCAGCGCACGAGCGCCTGGGCGGGGACCGGCGCGGGATCGCCGAGGAGCATCACCCGGCCACCGGCGGACGCAGGGCGCACCAGTGCCGCAGCGGCCATCCAGCGGCGGAGCGCCTCGGGTTCGGCGTCGAGCTCCTGACGGCCCGAGACGGCGGCGGCGTCGAGGAGCAGGGCGCCCTGGTAGCCGCCTCGCGCGACCGGCTCGGCGCCGGGTGTGGCGACGACGACGCGCGGACGGTCGTCGACCTCACGCACGACGCCGTGGTCCGCGCGGGCGCCGGAGAGGACCACCGGCACCTTCGGGAAGGCCCGGCCGAGCTCCTCGGCGGTACGGGCCGACCCGACCCGCCGCGCGCGCAGCTCGGTGCCGCGGCACGTCGGGCAGGCCCACGTCCGGTCGGGCCGCCCGCACCAGCGGCACGTGGGCACGCCGCCCCGGCCGGCGAGCTGAAGCGGACCGTGACACTCCCGGCAGCGGGCAGGTTCGCGGCAACGCTGGCACGCGACGACGGGCAGGTACCCGGCGCGGGGGACCTGGACGAGAACCGGACCGTGCTCGAGCGCCTTGCGCACGAGCTCCCATGCCGGGCGCGGGATCCGCGCCCCTGCCGCCGGTCCCTCGCGGGCGAGGTCGACGTCGCCCGGAGCCTCGACACGTGGGGCACGCTCGCGCACGGTGGCCCGCGACGCCGCGACCGAGTGCGCCCAGCCGGAGGCGACCAGCAGTGCGCTCTCCACGCTGCGGGCCCAGCTCGCGAGCAGCACGCCGGCCTGCTCCTGGGCGGCGCGGAGCGTGAGCACCTCCCGGGCGTGCGGGTAGGGCGAACGCGGCTCGGCGAGCACGTCGTCGCCGTCGTCCCAGCACACGATCAGGCCGAGCCGACGGACGGGGGCGAACGCGGCGGCGCGGGTGCCGACGACGACGCGCGCACGGCCAGTGAGCACCTGGAGGAAGGCCCGGTAGCGGCGCGAGGGCCCGTGGTCGGCCTGCAGAGCCACCACCGGCTCGCCCGGGAGTGCGGCCTTGAGCGCCTCGGTGAGCTCCTCGACGTCGCGGGCGGCAGGGGCGACGACGAGCACCCCGCGCCCGGACGTGAGGGTGGCGGCTGCCGCCTCGGCGATCGCGGCGAGCCGGTCGGGAGCGTCGGCCTCGTGCCGGGGGAGCGGCGACCACACCGCGCGCGGGGACTCCCCGGCGGCGAGCCGGCGGACGTACGCGGGGCCACCGACGTAGTCGTCCCAGGCAGTGCCGGGGATGTGAGCGGCGGTCATCCCGGTGCGGTCCGGCGCGGCAGCCTCGAGCACGGCCTTCTCAGTGGTGGCGTGGCGCGGGGGGACGGCGAGGCGCACGACGTCCATGAGGGTCCCGGCGTACCGGTCTGCGACGGCGCGACAGAGGGCGGCGATCTCGGGCGTGAGGACG
Above is a genomic segment from Georgenia wutianyii containing:
- a CDS encoding primosomal protein N', with protein sequence MQQPALLDDVAGVRTVSGAEAAGVALPVARVAVDVPLPHLDRPFDYRVPPELDDAAQPGTRVSVRFAGKERSGFVLERVATTDHHGALVPIRRVVSNLPVLTPEIAALCRAVADRYAGTLMDVVRLAVPPRHATTEKAVLEAAAPDRTGMTAAHIPGTAWDDYVGGPAYVRRLAAGESPRAVWSPLPRHEADAPDRLAAIAEAAAATLTSGRGVLVVAPAARDVEELTEALKAALPGEPVVALQADHGPSRRYRAFLQVLTGRARVVVGTRAAAFAPVRRLGLIVCWDDGDDVLAEPRSPYPHAREVLTLRAAQEQAGVLLASWARSVESALLVASGWAHSVAASRATVRERAPRVEAPGDVDLAREGPAAGARIPRPAWELVRKALEHGPVLVQVPRAGYLPVVACQRCREPARCRECHGPLQLAGRGGVPTCRWCGRPDRTWACPTCRGTELRARRVGSARTAEELGRAFPKVPVVLSGARADHGVVREVDDRPRVVVATPGAEPVARGGYQGALLLDAAAVSGRQELDAEPEALRRWMAAAALVRPASAGGRVMLLGDPAPVPAQALVRWDPAGFAERELAQRQELRLPPASRMAAVRGTSRAVAGLLRHLELPDGGEVLGPVPWSQDEVQALVRSDLAQGARLTRALAVAAAVRSAHKEPDPVRIQVDPPEL